Proteins from a single region of Undibacterium sp. KW1:
- a CDS encoding S9 family peptidase: MKFRTTLQHVIVAAFAALPIYAAHAGAPAEAKAYQSAADIPVEVFFKLTDYRDLSMSPDGKTIAAIVPLNGRGNLVLIDLATRKAKVITSSPRFDVAESRWVGNKYLFYRTADGQEARGRFVYKGSYYYDIDNDKSMELENTNERKKGDIHIDSIIMAEGNDSPEAYVSMRGRSKEYADVYKFNFKTRRSQLLTFESPGRTEGWELDTHKRPRIAQRGEIRPAAGQPQMTAYYHRAPDSDKWEKIFEQSSYNDGTMYDVLGFDNDDRTLYVSTNKDGLDKMAVFKYDTVTKKFGELVHADPIFDINGQSASARLIREVDDETGKVVGLYYDAAKPTRIWFGNSARKSLTEQIDASLPATHNAFRLSSDGSKALVHATSDIQSGIYYLFDTQKKTLEPIVQDREWASPALMAERKYIGFKARDGLPVYGYLTLPKGTEAKNLPLIMNIHGGPMVRGYHFSSWGRWPEAQFFASRGYAVLELEPRGSEGYGRNHYVKAWKQWGGTMQDDINDGAMFLVQEGIVDKKRMALMGGSYGGYASLQGMTRDPDLWRCASSVVAVSDLGLLQNVSWSDTSENADAATGGYLNNEFKLWVGDSKTDAALFELRSPARNAANVKGPIMLTMGSDDRRVPLIHGEKMRDALLKAGKTLDYKVYPEEGHGFNKDVNVFDLYNRSEKFFAQCLKK; encoded by the coding sequence ATGAAATTTCGTACAACGCTGCAACATGTGATCGTTGCCGCTTTTGCTGCCTTGCCTATCTACGCTGCACATGCCGGAGCCCCAGCAGAAGCCAAGGCGTATCAGAGTGCTGCTGACATACCGGTAGAAGTTTTCTTCAAGCTGACTGATTACCGTGACTTGTCGATGTCACCAGATGGAAAAACCATTGCCGCCATCGTGCCACTGAATGGCCGTGGCAATCTGGTATTGATAGATCTTGCTACGCGCAAAGCCAAAGTCATCACTTCATCTCCCCGCTTTGACGTTGCCGAGAGTCGCTGGGTAGGTAATAAGTATCTGTTCTATCGCACTGCCGACGGACAAGAAGCGAGGGGCCGTTTTGTCTATAAAGGCTCCTACTACTACGATATAGACAATGATAAAAGCATGGAGCTGGAAAATACGAATGAACGCAAGAAAGGCGACATTCATATTGACAGCATCATCATGGCAGAAGGTAATGATTCGCCAGAAGCCTATGTTTCCATGCGTGGAAGAAGCAAGGAATATGCGGATGTCTATAAATTCAACTTCAAAACCAGGCGCTCGCAATTATTGACGTTTGAGTCACCAGGCCGTACAGAAGGCTGGGAACTGGATACTCACAAACGTCCGCGCATCGCACAAAGAGGTGAAATCCGTCCGGCAGCTGGTCAGCCACAGATGACGGCTTACTATCACCGTGCTCCCGACAGTGACAAATGGGAAAAAATATTTGAACAATCCAGCTACAACGATGGCACGATGTACGACGTGCTCGGCTTTGACAATGATGACCGCACCTTGTATGTCTCTACCAACAAAGATGGCCTGGATAAAATGGCCGTGTTCAAGTATGACACTGTCACCAAGAAATTTGGTGAGCTGGTGCATGCAGACCCTATATTTGATATCAATGGCCAGAGTGCCAGCGCACGCTTGATACGCGAAGTCGATGACGAGACTGGCAAGGTCGTCGGCTTGTATTATGATGCAGCTAAACCGACGCGCATCTGGTTTGGCAATAGCGCAAGAAAATCCCTGACTGAACAAATCGATGCCTCCCTGCCAGCAACCCACAACGCCTTCAGGTTGTCTTCTGATGGAAGCAAAGCCTTGGTCCATGCCACTTCAGATATCCAATCCGGCATTTACTATTTGTTTGATACTCAAAAGAAAACCCTGGAACCCATAGTGCAGGACCGTGAATGGGCAAGTCCGGCCTTGATGGCAGAGCGCAAATACATAGGTTTCAAGGCCCGCGATGGCTTGCCTGTGTATGGCTACCTGACCTTGCCTAAAGGCACTGAAGCCAAGAACCTGCCATTGATCATGAATATTCATGGCGGCCCTATGGTGCGTGGATATCACTTCTCTTCCTGGGGTCGTTGGCCTGAAGCGCAATTCTTTGCCTCGCGTGGCTATGCCGTCCTGGAACTGGAACCACGCGGCTCAGAAGGCTATGGTCGCAACCATTATGTCAAGGCGTGGAAGCAATGGGGCGGCACCATGCAGGATGATATCAATGATGGTGCCATGTTCCTGGTGCAGGAGGGCATCGTCGATAAAAAACGCATGGCGCTGATGGGTGGTAGTTACGGTGGCTACGCATCCCTGCAGGGCATGACCAGAGACCCTGATTTGTGGCGTTGCGCCAGTTCTGTCGTAGCCGTCAGTGATCTCGGCCTCTTGCAGAACGTTTCCTGGTCAGATACCTCTGAAAATGCCGACGCGGCAACCGGTGGCTACCTGAACAATGAATTCAAACTCTGGGTAGGCGATTCCAAAACCGATGCGGCCTTGTTTGAATTGCGCTCACCAGCCAGGAATGCCGCCAACGTCAAAGGCCCCATCATGCTGACCATGGGCTCGGATGACAGACGCGTTCCTCTGATTCATGGAGAAAAAATGCGTGATGCCTTGTTGAAAGCTGGTAAAACCCTGGATTACAAAGTCTATCCAGAAGAAGGGCATGGTTTTAACAAAGACGTTAACGTATTTGACTTGTACAACCGGAGCGAAAAATTCTTTGCTCAATGTTTAAAGAAATAA